cttaaaatgttttttccttaatttttttcttctctcttcaaaaaaaggaatgcggtaccaaccttggccaccaggtgtcactatcagtaaacatgtcaTCTCATGCTTTTAATGGTTTCTCTTAATTATTTCAtcttaaacatttcattttgataaactgggcagaaaatgtgttaatgtgatacaattatatttaaaaacggAGTTTCTTAAAAGTCTCTTTCGATCTCTGAAAGTATCTCCCATTATATCTCCAATTTGTTTGGGATGAGCATTTTACATCAGCGTAACTGTCTAGCCCATGTTTAGACTGACCaacaatatttggatatttatttgacattcttcatctggaactcttcacttctgcagtagaCAGTGTGTGTCAAAAGCATAAACTTGTTAtattaaaatcatattattataattacatttcacCATGTAAGTCTGCACATGACATATAacaacagagaaagcattaaaagcatgagattacatgtttactgatagtggcacctggtggccaaggttggtaccgcattcATTTATTTGAAGAGAGAAACCAGCGTGTTTATCAGTCTAATCTTTTCATCTTCCTGTCTGTAGAGTCGCCCCAGGCTGTGGATGTGGAGTGTGCTGTGGTCAGTTCTCAAACAACTACGAggaaggagaagaagaagaagaagaagaaggaggaGAAGGAGAAGGTGGAAGAGATTCAGTATGGAGATACTTTCAGATTTGATTCAGAGGAATCATTCTGACAAGTGAATCATCACGACTGAACAGAAGCAGATgaatataatcaaataaaacacagaTAGTTCattcaacacaaaaataaactgaaatgagTCTCAAGTCGATACAAAAtcaaaagacattttcaaaactaaAGACTGCATATGAAATGATTTCTAATATCTGTGATGAAATCTGCCGTTTCTCTCATGAATCTTCTGTTCTGTGTTGATGTCGGTGTCTAAATCTTGTCATTCTCAGTTTTGATCTATAGAGCGATTTCCTCTTCCTGTTTCCTTCCTAAAAACATcagattatcatcatcatcacactcttaatatttgcatgtgaaatgcatCATGATGATGATAAATGTGTCACCTGATGTGTGTGTGCTGCTGTATCTGATGTAGATGTGAAAACCTCCTAACAGAGTCAACAGAAGCATCATCTCCAAACTCCACACCACCACAAACACCACAGACACTGAACACTCAACTACACAAACACAAGAtacacaatcaatcaatcaatcaatcaatcaatcaatcaatcaatcaatcaataacacAACAGTGTAGCGTACAGTACTACTGTTTGAAAGGTGAAATATTGCATTCTGTTTGACATTATATTTGTGTTTAAATAGAATACAGTGTACACTGTGCAGTATATAGTGAGCAGTACACTAGTATTTATTCTGAAGATCATCTTAATCAATGTAGTACAAACATTCCACAGAGAACTACATGAATGAAAACTCACAACTATGACACTATTTTATGAGAATAAGAGTGAGATCTGTGGAGAAAGTGAGATTGTAATTATTGTGATGAGAGATTTACTGTACCTTCAACAATCACTGGAAGATATACATCATGTGTAACTGAGCCGTTTGAATCATAGATCTCTAATCTGTATGTCCCTGAATCTGTTCTGATCACACGGTTTATAATCAGAGTCCTATTATTAATGATAAACTCAGATCTGTGTATAATGGATTCATGTTCATACACAATCTTGTTCTTCTCAACTGTAATAAAGCtcttaaatgtattgtttatccACTTATATAACCCCAGCTCTTGATCTCGAGTGTCCGTCACCATCTGCAGATAGAGTTTGTGTCCCAGAGCTGCGTAACAGGGATCTGTCTGATTAAACCTGCAGAACATCTCCACAcctgaacaacacaaacacaaacactgaaatataccaACATCATCAACATCTGAACATTATTTAAAGCACTGTAAGGATTATGTGTGTGACCCTTACTGGTACAAATAACTCTCATCATAAATGAATATCACATTTACTCATAGAAGAAATCACATATTAAACAATATTCACAGAATTAAAGTTGTACAGAAGAAACATTTCAGACAGACAGTTTATCTGATCGGAATAAAAGATCTGATCTCAAATAATCTTCATCATAAACAGACActcaacagtaaaaataataattgtatttgtcaGGAATGATTGTTgtaattcactgttgtctgtaagacacaaataaatatgaaatgaactGAAACTGTTTATCTTTGGCTTTAAATATCTCAGATAAAAAAGACACGgtcaacttaaaggaatattccgggttcagtacaagttaaactcaatccacagcattaGTGGAATAATGTCCAttaacactaaaataatttagactcgtccgtccttttctttaaaaaagcataaattTAGTTTAAAGTGAGTTAAAGtggtttatgatttctgaggcccccAAACATTCGACCAAGCCGGGGCCCCATTTTTAAAAttcacataaaatgtatttttaaatcataattttaaattcatcctatcaaccattgcagcaaagtacattcaaaatgtttaatgaaataaaaatcttgttaaagataattaatgcatgttttccagtttttccacaatacagtgataaaatatatactatatttacCAACATAtacttttacaaaacattttgttttctttattttgtgtgCAAAAATGATTATatcacccagtaacattttggaattcagttgttatttattaatattataaaacaacaattatttattgttgtccagtttgtcattataatatgatacagtattattattactttgaggatttgttgtaaacaggggcatgatgtcacacaaacatgtccacactcaGGGAGATCTACAAAGtaaatgataaacattcactttattaatcaatatcaataaatgagtttgtttccacattacatgatattaaagcttgtttaacaaatgcctgcagaaacagctgTATAAATATTATAATCTGTTTTtataatcatacacctgaagcacaaatgctagcgctagcattgtttatcagttgggttgctaggagacatagcgctagcattgtttatcagttgggttgctaggagacatagcgctagcattgtttatcagttgggttgctaggagacatagcgctagcattgtttatcagttgggttgctaggagacatagcgctagcattgtttatcagttgggttgctaggagacatagcgctagcattgtttatcagttgggttgctaggagacatagcgctagcattctttatcagttgggttgctaggagacatagcgctagcattgtttatcagttgggttgctaggagacatagcgctagcattgtttatcagttgggttgctacgagacatctctaatgagagtcaaacccctgttaagctaacgggagcgctgCAGTTCCGAATATCTGGGAATgggatgcatttatggtcggagatatcaagtatgaatatccctcatccaacttgaatggaacgcatcaTAACCGTGTACACTGATGAAACTAAatatattgcaagcaacatttaaataatttaaatattattagattgatttttccaggtattatagacctcctcagattcatattaaatattatgatttttgaatgtctgttcatttcacaaaacagtcatgctgcagttaaaattaggcttgcttgagcattaagtgtcgtttcaagtttcAAGTTCAAGTTTCGTGCGTGGATGTGAATATCAATTAGTATtacttaattattaaattatcaatTGGTATTACTTGTTGGGACTCATGTGTTCATGTATACAGTCATgagcctgactgaggcctgtaggaacactcaaagccaaATGgcaacaaaatcaaacaaagggagtccaaacagactacagatcccatcaagccttgctcactttatgCCTAGGTGTGAAATTCTTACTGGATGAAATGCAGGACAGCACAATGACCCTCAACCATGATTTCATTGAGACTATAAAACCCCGGAGATTCCTCCTAAGCTTGCTTAAAGCGACAGTATGCACCACGTCTAGTTGCAGCTGTGCtactcccaggtgtagcctcattgcccaaggaagtaacatacatacctgaactttggccatacaatctccatctcactGGATGAGCCGAGATTCACTGTGCTCCACCGAGTACGCTAACAGATCCGAAGGAGACCGGCGAGCAATCAACACCAGATGGATTATGGGCCGTTCACAGCATCTCTAAGTGATAAAACTTATGGTTGCCATCCCTTCCACGATCGCTAAACCGGCTTCAGTGCCGTCacgctgttctctctctctcttgtactaaccgcacacacaTTTGGCGAACAGATAACTTGGCGATAGAGCCCAGCTTGTCCCTAAATTATCGTATCATTGAAGACATGCGTTAAATGGGCAGAcaccattaaccagtctctcccCCCNNNNNNNNNNNNNNNNNNNNNNNNNNNNNNNNNNNNNNNNNNNNNNNNNNNNNNNNNNNNNNNNNNNNNNNNNNNNNNNNNNNNNNNNNNNNNNNNNNNNNNNNNNNNNNNNNNNNNNNNNNNNNNNNNNNNNNNNNNNNNNNNNNNNNNNNNNNNNNNNNNNNNNNNNNNNNNNNNNNNNNNNNNNNNNNNNNNNNNNNNNNNNNNNNNNNNNNNNNNNNNNNNNNNNNNNNNNNNNNNNNNNNNNNNNNNNNNNNNNNNNNNNNNNNNNNNNNNNNNNNNNNNNNNNNNNNNNNNNNNNNNNNNNNNNNNNNNNNNNNNNNNNNNNNNNNNNNNNNNNNNNNNNNNNNNNNNNNNNNNNNNNNNNNNNNNNNNNNNNNNNNNNNNNNNNNNNNNNNNNNNNNNNNNNNNNNNNNNNNNNNNNNNNNNNNNNNNNNNNNNNNNNNNNNNNNNNNNNNNNNNNNNNNNNNNNNNNNNNNNNNNNNNNNNNNNNNNNNNNNtacaggtccttctcaaaaaattagcatattgtgataaaggtcattattttccataatgtaatgataaaaattaaactttcatatattttagattcattgcacaccaactgaaatatttcaggtcttttattgttttaatactgatgattttggcatacagctcatgaaaacccaaaattcctatctcaaaaaattagcatatcatgaaaagggtctctaaacaagctattaacctaatcatctgaatcaactaattaactctaaacacctgcaaaagattcctgaggcttttaaaaactcccagcctgtttcattactcaaaaccgcaatcatgggtaagactgccgacctgactgctgtccagaaggccatcattgacaccctcaagcaagagggtaagacacagaaagaaatttctgaataaataggctgttcccagagtgctgtatcaaggcacctcagtgggaagtctgtgggaaggcaaaagtgtggcaaaaacgctgcacacgagaagaggtgaccggaccctgaggaagattgtggagaaggaccgattcagaccttggggacctcgcggaagcagtggactgagtctggagtagaaacatcccgcattccccaggtcaagccacttttgaaccagaaacagcggcagaagcgcctgacctgggctacagagaagcagcactggactgttgctcagtggtccaaagtacttttttaggatgaaagcaaattttgcatgtcattagaaatcaaggtgccagagtctggaggaagactggggagaaggaaatgccaaaatgcctgaagtccagtgtcaagtacccacagtcagtgatggtctggggtgccatgtcagctgctggtgttggtccactgtgttttatcaagggcagggtcaatgcagctagctatcaggagattttggagcacttcatgcttccatctgctgaaaagctttatggagatgaagatttcatttttcagcacgacctggcacctgctcacagtgccaaaaccactggtaaatggtttactgaccatggtattactgtgctcaattggcctgccaactctcctgacctgaaccccatagagaatctgtgggatattgtgaagagaaagttgagaggcataagacccaacactctggatgagcttaaggcagctatcgaagcatcctgggcctccataacacctcagcagtgccacaggctgattgcctccatgccacgccgcattgaagcagtcatttctgcaaaaggattcccgaccaagtattgagtgcataactgaacataattatttgaaggttgactttttttggtattaaaaacacttcttttattggtcggatgaaatatgctaattttttgagataggaattttgggttttcatgagctgtatgccaaaatcatcagtattaaaacaataaaagacctgaaatatttcagttggtgtgcaatgaatctaaaatatatgaaagtttaatttttatcattacattatggaaaataatgacctttatcacaatatgctaattttttgagaaggacctgtattctttgcatgaaacaaacaaacaaacaaaaactaaaaactcACGGGTTCTCCAACTGTTTAGAGCTCATAAAGAGATGTTGGATTACAGCGAGATCTGCAGGAGAAAAAAACAAGAACTACAGCTTGATTTAAATGTGGTCTGGTGTTACTGACAGTGTCGTGTCTGACATGTTTTGTGTGTCTCTTCAATCGTGTAAAGTGTTATGTGAACATTTTAGGAGTTATGAGAAATGTGCATGGAAATCTTGatgatatgtgttccccttctgtcactcactcgatgttgtgtcgatgtagtaacgcTTGGGGTTTCTTttgatcacacagaggcagcgtttgttatcggctcatgttctcactccgagaacatgaccatggcaatgttgcggtcatggctttccttcttccgggggaaagccactctagccaccccCTGCGTCGCGCCTTCTACCCACGTAATGGCATGGCTATATATTTGGGGAATTAGCAGGTGCGGTTTCGGCGATTAAATCCCCACGGACCACACATGCCCCCGTCCGGTTCCGAGATGAGATCGGCTCAccttacggccagtctgatgtctctctTTCGGAGCCCCTGAGCTGCATGAGAGTTTTGCGCAAGGACGATTAACCCTTCAGggcaaggacgcgatagagcctgtccctccagccgagatggagaagggattctacagcccttacttcatcgtacccaagaaaggcggtgggctgcggccaatcttggacctgtgagttctgaaccgggccttacacagactcccgttcaagatgctgatgcagaaacgtaTGCTGACATGCGTCTGaaatcaagattggttcacagaggtagacctgaaggacgcatacttacGCATCTCAATATTACCACATTACAGACCCTTTCTACTGTTCGCTTctgatggccaggcatatcagtacaaggtcctccccttttgtctgtccctgtcccctcgcatcttcacgaaagtcgctcTCCATTaatggaagtgggcattcgcatactgaactacctcgatgactggctaatcttagcgcaCTCTCGACAGctgctctgtgcacacagggacctggtgctcacacaCCTCAGAAATGTatggcttcgggtcaactgggaaaagagcaagctctcccctgttcagagcatctctttgcatggagttagactcagtgtcaatgacagcgtgcctcacaagcaagcacgtgcagtcagtgctgaactgcctgataTGTTCAGACCAGACACAGTGGTTTCACTGAAACAATTTTAGAGGCTCCtatggcatatggcatcctcagctacCGTTGTGCCGCTcaagttgatgcatatgagacctcttcagcactggcttcatacTTGAGttctgagatgggcatggtgccatggcACATTCACGCCTTCCTgccgtcacttattcagcccttagacagacctctgttttctatgggcaggagtccccctacagcaggtgttcataTGCATCGCAGTTAATACGGACGCCTCCCAGTTGGGCTGGGGAgcagtgtgcaatgggcacgcagccactggctcctggatggggtcctagctgggttggcacatcaactgcctagagttgctggatGTATTTCCTGCCCtgggggtcttttccccctgaaagaattggtTTGGATAATACCGCCTTTCCCCAATGCAtgttatagcattagatggccccagctgcatctaacactctatggagagaaaacatagagagagaaaaggccacggctggtgCGGCCTACTCCCAGGCTAGTAACatcgcttccctccctcagggatgtgagGAACTATATGACGTCTCTTGGGGCATTgtggaaggttacgtgcagtctgatgtacctgctatttttgcatgcaacagcttgcttgcacctgcatcagcagtccacgtaacacgttCAGTGTTATGGAGTTTTTAAAtagggtcccctagtgtcactacatcgacacaatgcgtgagtgacagaaggggaacgtctcggttactgtcgtaacctccgttccctgatggagggaacgatacgtCGTGTGCCTTTTGcaacaacactgtactaagccgctgaaagggccgggaccttactctcggctcaaacctgtctgaacagatgcatgattccctccttttatacccgtatgtctgggggaggggcatgcaaattctgtttgccaattctcattggccttttctcaaagataagatgtAACCGAGGCtatcaagaaagacccctagtgtcactacattgacacaacgtctcgttccatccatcaggcaacggaggttacgacagtaaccgagacattctttTTTAGCAATAGTTCTTTATCTTCAGCTGGTTAGATTATAATCCCTGTATAAGGCTAATTCAATTTGAAATATTACAACTGATTACTTCCAGGAATTGCCTTGTTAATTTATTCAAACTTGTCTAATAAAGTACATAAGGTTTTTACTTCAATCATACCGGCATCCTCCGTCGTCTCCATCACTACTGATGGTGCACCCTCAATGACAGGAAAACACAAGGGTCTTGTTGCTGAAATGCGAAAAATGTCCCCTGAATTGTTGGCATTTCACTGTATTGTgcaccagcaagcactgtgcaGCAAGTTAGCAGATGGATACCTCTTGAAGGTTATGGACACTGTGGTCAAGGTGGCCAACTTCTTTCGTGCACACCCTCTACTGCACcactgatttgttgcattattggACGAATTGGAAGGTGCCTACGAAGTGAGATGGCTTAGTCGGGGAAAGGTCTTAAATCGCTTTCTGGCTTTACTCCCAGAGATAGATCACTTTCTTGATGACATTGGCGAGGGAGAGAGATTTCAGTCTTGAGGGACAAGGAATGGAGAATCAATCTAGCATTCCTTGCAGACATCACAGTTCACCTAAACAAGCTAAACCTGCAACTCCAAGGTGACGGAAAAGGCGTTGATGACTTGTTGTGCTGTATTGAGAGTTTCAAAATGAAGTTAGGACTGTACACTGCACAACTCAAAGATGGTGATTTAACTCATTTCCCACAACTGAATGtcgcgagtgagtgtgtgttggacaCACAACAGAGAGAAAGATTTGTTGCAACTGTCAGTCAAATGCAAGAAAAATTCATCTCTCGTTTTTCAGATTTTGACAAACTTCAATTTGCTGGACATTAGAGAGCCATTCACTTTCCCTGTGGAAAAAATCAAGGACTTGGCTGCAACTTTCGGTTTGCCACGCCGCTCACTTGAAGATGAATTGATGAACGTTCAGGCAAGAGGAAACACCCATACAGCGCAGCAAGCATCCTCAGTTACAGAAATGTGGCGAAATATTCCTGAACAGAACCTCAGATTAATAAGTTCGAAAGTGCTTTCCATATTTGGACTGAAATGTACAGTTGCAACTTCATTGTGCTGTGACTCCTTTCGAGCCGAATTTCACCAAATTGGTCAGCTCCCGACAGCATCAGGTATCCCATTAATGGTGagtgttgtgtttttttataaGTAATTACTGTCGACGAGATGGCACTGTGGTTCCATATGCTAGTGCCTATAAAGATGAAGAACAAAAGTGTGTCTACACTAGATGCTGCCTGTAATGTAACACAATGTCATTGTTTGCTTGTCCTTGATACATTATTAAAATCTCTGAAACTTACAAGTGACTCTTCATGCTTACCAGAACTATACATAACAATGAGTAGCATTATACtctgtttaaatataattgtctAGGTATCACGATATTCATATTATTACCTGCCAAAAATATAAAATCTGGTTGGtttgcattgatgatgtcatatGTAAATGATATGCGGCCCTTGAGACTTGCACTTGGACCTTAGTGCGGCCCAGtagaaaaaaaggttgagaaccactggtctaaggTGTCAGGTAATGTATGctcaggtttcgtttagtgtcagaatgcatggcattgctttgtttgatgttgctacgcattctctcgtcttgtttgtcagCTGGCATGGGtttatattgccttattgtcttggcgatgtacGCTCATGCCATTCAGATGTTTTGTTgccttgtgagagcacgtggttCTGTTTTGTTTCAGTATTGCAGCGTGTATCTCTCTCTTATGTCATACCCTGCCTCCTTATTTGTCCATTATTAGTTTATAAGTCACACGTGCCCTGTCTAAAAATTCTCTCACAATTTTAATCTCCTCGTGTTTgatgtccagtgccagttcatcttatTTTCCAGTCTgtgttgtgtgcttgtgtgtattcCGGTCCAGTGAGGTTTTGGCTAACGTGCTAAAGCCAgtggcaacacatcacatgcgcttgaaatgtcacttccatAAGCTGTTAAATGGCAAACGTTTACATGTAGTAAAAACGAAAACGTTGAGTGTTCCATTTGGaacgatactacactttgaaaattcatacactacatggctgagtgcatagtacatTTTGTAAGTGCACAATGTACAGTGTGttgtttgggacacagctatGAATTTAGAAAATCCTTGCAACCATTCTACTGAACACTTGACTAACCGCATTGCCtgacatccacacacaacaccctagcaatgtgGCAACAACTTTTGCACCACTGaggtttcttcagaaaatgtagaaATCTACTTCCTTTTTCTTTAAACTTGTGAGATTTAGTGCACTGAATTTGGCACATATGTTGAGTTCACTGAACCAAGAACATTTCTACCTAACTAGAAGATGTAAATAGGATTTAAGGATATACCTAAGTTATTGCACAATAAGATTGTTAAAAGATCAAGCacctgtgtctgtgtttgtcatTCAGACAACAGATTTTATTTGACATACGACACTTATGGAGCATTAGGGGGCATAGCGGTTGAGAActgatatttattattttaaaggcaTTTCCAGAGAATTCTGTGTAGATTTATACATAATTTCGGCAGCAACAAATCTGTATTGCACCATATCAAATAATCATTCAGTGACGAGTTCAACTGAGAAATTCTCTAGTATACTAGTAATCCTTTTACCTCTACTATTGGAATCtctaaatgtatatatcaagatGGCACCGCAAATGGCAGCcttggtgtggagctctccaattcttttgttgtttttgtttgtttgtcctgt
This region of Xyrauchen texanus isolate HMW12.3.18 chromosome 23, RBS_HiC_50CHRs, whole genome shotgun sequence genomic DNA includes:
- the LOC127663204 gene encoding uncharacterized protein LOC127663204 yields the protein MTVVLVSQSDPENRFQSSNLKQHSHSSAGIGLFWKLDVREMLFIFGLLLLLIPTDTCVEMFCRFNQTDPCYAALGHKLYLQMVTDTRDQELGLYKWINNTFKSFITVEKNKIVYEHESIIHRSEFIINNRTLIINRVIRTDSGTYRLEIYDSNGSVTHDVYLPVIVEVECSVSVVFVVVWSLEMMLLLTLLGGFHIYIRYSSTHTSGRKQEEEIAL